From one Larimichthys crocea isolate SSNF chromosome XVIII, L_crocea_2.0, whole genome shotgun sequence genomic stretch:
- the LOC104934976 gene encoding cell surface A33 antigen translates to MTTKSQLGWRKLFLILTVLPCCRNVEVSIPVAQYEVARGAEITMTCNFVPARPVSGMFFLSWEAFPLNEGEGTMQSVGTFYINGQIDIAPVYEGRAFLEVDMDRQLSTLRLTKVTMQDSRRYECSVKIQGDDEGTPSASTSLLVLVPPSKPICEIQGSAEYWQDITLTCRSEEGSPQPAYQWTTFSVENRPRDFPPKANQKDGVLSLFNISRETSGFFICTSENRIGSANCNLTLAVVPRSMNIGSTAGIIGGVIAGVVVLGIVIFCCCRKKGKNNENVENSPGEFYDDDGPKAGEPYRDEPNEMKDLNQDKPIVAQKEYTVVTAKHFEDDQHSYNSGKERHDGKGSDIDSQRYRDGTMKDDYYRGSRDKLEDQRDRYGGSRDRLEDQRDRYGGSRDRLEDQRNRYGGSRDRLEDQRDRYGGSRDRLEDQRDRYGGSRDRYGGSREHLDEHSDRHRSSRDHIEYIDQY, encoded by the exons ATGACGACAAAGAGTCAGCTTGGATGGAGAAAGTTATTTCTGATCCTCACAG tacTTCCGTGCTGCCGAAATGTGGAGGTTTCTATCCCAGTGGCACAATATGAAGTTGCAAGAGGAGCTGAGATTACAATGACCTGTAACTTTGTCCCAGCCAGACCTGTCAGCGGCATGTTCTTCCTCAGTTGGGAAGCTTTCCCTCTAAATGAGGGTGAGGGTACAATG CAAAGCGTGGGAACCTTCTATATTAATGGTCAGATCGACATTGCACCTGTTTACGAAGGCAGAGCCTTTCTGGAGGTTGACATGGACAGACAATTGAGCACACTGCGCTTAACAAAGGTGACCATGCAGGACAGCCGCCGTTACGAGTGCAGTGTCAAGATTCAAGGTGATGATGAGGGAACGCCCTCTGCCTCCACTTCCCTGCTGGTTCTAG tGCCTCCCTCTAAACCAATCTGCGAGATTCAGGGAAGCGCAGAGTACTGGCAAGACATCACCCTCACCTGCAGGTCTGAGGAGGGATCCCCTCAACCTGCATATCAATGGACGACTTTCAGCGTTGAAAACAGGCCCAGAGATTTTCCACCGAAGGCAAACCAAA AGGATGGagttctgtctctcttcaacATCTCAAGAGAAACATCTGGGTTCTTCATTTGCACATCAGAAAATCGAATCGGGTCTGCCAACTGCAACCTTACCTTAGCTGTGGTGCCTA GGAGCATGAACATTGGGTCCACTGCAGGTATAATTGGAGGAGTCATCGCAGGTGTTGTGGTTCTGGGGattgtcattttctgttgctGCCGGAAAAAGGGCAAAAACAACGAGAATGTTGAAAA TTCCCCTGGAGAGTTTTATGACGATGATGGTCCTAAAGCTGGAGAGCCGTACCGGGATGAGCCAAACGAGATGAAGGACCTCAACCAAGACAAACCAATTGTTGCTCAAAAGGAGTACACCGTAGTAACAGCTAAACATTTTGAGGATGATCAACACAGTTATAATAGTGGTAAGGAAAGGCATGATGGCAAGGGCAGTGATATTGATTCTCAACGTTACCGCGATGGTACCATGAAGGATGATTACTATCGCGGAAGTCGCGATAAACTCGAAGATCAGCGTGATCGTTACGGTGGAAGTCGCGACAGGCTTGAGGATCAGCGCGATCGTTACGGTGGAAGTCGCGACAGGCTCGAGGATCAACGCAATCGTTACGGTGGTAGTCGCGACAGGCTCGAGGATCAGCGCGATCGTTACGGTGGAAGTCGCGATAGGCTCGAGGACCAACGCGATCGTTACGGTGGAAGTCGCGATCGTTATGGTGGCAGTCGCGAACACCTTGATGAGCACAGCGATCGCCATCGAAGCAGCCGTGATCACATCGAATACATCGATCAGTACTGA